From Bordetella flabilis, the proteins below share one genomic window:
- the livH gene encoding high-affinity branched-chain amino acid ABC transporter permease LivH — translation MSDLLPQLTQQFFNGLSLGAIYALIAIGYTMVYGIIGMINFAHGEIYMIGAYVGLVTLTAIGTQSGLPVPLIVAAMLIVAMAVTGVYGFTVERVAYRPLRGSPRLVALISAIGMSIFLQNWVALGQGARDMAVPNIMSGAISFGMGSNFDVTVPYSRIMIIVVTVVLMIALSLFIKYSRMGRASRACSQDMHMANLLGIDTNRVISFTFVLGAVLAAVGGVLIALTIGKLNPFIGFIVGIKAFTAAVLGGIGSIPGAMLGGALLGLVETFAAAYISSQYKDIVAFLLLVLILLFRPTGLLGKPEVEKV, via the coding sequence ATGTCTGACCTTCTTCCGCAATTGACGCAACAGTTCTTCAATGGACTGTCGCTGGGCGCGATCTACGCCTTGATCGCGATCGGGTACACGATGGTGTACGGCATCATCGGCATGATCAATTTCGCCCACGGCGAAATCTATATGATCGGCGCCTATGTGGGGCTGGTGACGCTGACGGCGATCGGCACGCAGAGCGGTTTGCCGGTGCCGCTGATCGTGGCCGCCATGTTGATCGTCGCGATGGCGGTGACCGGTGTGTACGGCTTTACCGTGGAGCGCGTGGCGTATCGCCCCCTGCGCGGCAGCCCGCGGCTGGTCGCGTTGATCTCGGCGATCGGCATGTCCATCTTCCTGCAGAACTGGGTGGCCCTGGGGCAGGGCGCGCGCGATATGGCGGTGCCCAACATCATGAGCGGCGCCATCAGTTTCGGCATGGGCAGCAACTTCGACGTGACGGTGCCGTATTCGCGCATCATGATCATCGTCGTCACGGTCGTCCTGATGATCGCGCTGTCGCTGTTCATCAAGTACTCACGCATGGGCCGTGCCTCCCGCGCCTGCTCGCAGGACATGCACATGGCCAATCTGCTGGGCATCGATACCAACCGCGTCATCTCGTTCACCTTCGTGCTCGGCGCGGTGCTGGCCGCGGTCGGGGGCGTGCTGATCGCCTTGACCATCGGCAAGCTGAACCCCTTCATCGGCTTCATCGTGGGCATCAAGGCCTTCACGGCGGCGGTGCTCGGCGGCATAGGCAGCATTCCGGGTGCGATGCTGGGCGGGGCGCTGCTGGGCCTGGTGGAGACCTTCGCCGCTGCCTATATTTCTTCGCAGTACAAGGACATCGTCGCCTTCCTGCTGCTTGTGTTGATCCTCCTTTTCCGGCCCACCGGTCTGTTGGGTAAACCCGAGGTGGAAAAAGTCTGA
- a CDS encoding branched-chain amino acid ABC transporter substrate-binding protein yields MNLLQRLTPVALALGALTLAGAVHAADTIKIGIPQPMTGPNTQYGDQIQAGALTAIETINAKGGVKGKQLEPILIDDGCEPKQAVPAANRVVNSGAKFAVAHACSGVTVPAVNVYEQEHIVAITPGATSPLVTDTIKPHYFFRTIGRDDQQGPYAANYIAKTVKPKKVAVLHDKQTYGSGVATQVRDTLKKDGVNVVLFEGINVGDSDYSAVITKLKSAGVDFVYFGGYHPELGLLLRQSREQGLKVQFMGPEGTANQDLVAIAGPAIEGLLVTLPSDFTKLPGNEGIVKAFKDKKRDPDGAFQMPAYAAVQILADSITAVGEDPKKVADYMHQHSFNTAIGKVEYDAKGDLKNFEFAVFKWDKDGKKTQL; encoded by the coding sequence ATGAATTTGCTCCAACGCCTTACCCCTGTCGCGCTCGCACTGGGTGCGCTTACTTTGGCGGGCGCGGTGCATGCCGCCGATACCATCAAGATCGGCATTCCCCAGCCCATGACGGGTCCCAACACGCAGTATGGCGACCAGATCCAGGCTGGCGCCCTGACGGCGATCGAAACCATCAACGCCAAGGGCGGCGTGAAGGGCAAACAACTCGAACCCATCCTGATCGACGACGGCTGCGAACCGAAGCAGGCCGTCCCGGCGGCCAACCGGGTCGTCAATTCGGGCGCCAAGTTCGCGGTGGCGCATGCCTGCTCGGGCGTGACGGTGCCGGCGGTCAATGTCTACGAACAGGAACATATCGTCGCCATCACCCCGGGGGCGACCTCGCCGCTGGTGACCGACACCATCAAACCGCATTACTTCTTCCGCACCATCGGGCGCGACGACCAGCAGGGCCCTTACGCGGCGAACTATATCGCCAAGACGGTCAAGCCCAAGAAAGTCGCCGTACTGCATGACAAGCAGACCTATGGTTCCGGCGTGGCGACGCAGGTGCGCGATACCCTGAAGAAAGATGGCGTCAACGTGGTGCTTTTCGAAGGCATCAACGTCGGCGACAGCGACTATTCGGCGGTGATCACCAAGCTGAAGTCGGCGGGCGTGGACTTCGTCTATTTCGGCGGCTACCACCCCGAACTGGGCCTGCTGCTGCGCCAGTCCCGCGAACAGGGCCTGAAAGTGCAGTTCATGGGCCCTGAAGGCACGGCCAACCAGGATCTGGTGGCGATCGCCGGTCCCGCCATCGAAGGCCTGCTCGTGACGCTTCCGTCGGACTTCACCAAGCTGCCCGGCAACGAGGGCATCGTAAAGGCCTTCAAGGACAAGAAGCGCGACCCGGACGGCGCCTTCCAGATGCCGGCCTACGCCGCGGTGCAGATCCTGGCGGACAGCATCACCGCCGTGGGCGAAGACCCCAAAAAGGTCGCCGACTATATGCATCAACACTCTTTCAACACTGCCATCGGCAAGGTCGAATACGATGCGAAGGGCGACCTGAAGAACTTCGAGTTCGCCGTGTTCAAGTGGGACAAGGACGGCAAGAAGACGCAGCTGTAA
- a CDS encoding VIT1/CCC1 transporter family protein has product MPAPEHHRIHRSGWLRAAVLGANDGIVSTASLIAGVAAAQSSHGAILTAGLAGLAAGALSMAAGEYVSVKSQADVERADLKLEQYSLKRNSADELQELTQIYVRRGLDPALAKQVARALTAHDALDAHARDELGISTQTRARPLQAAVASAMSFAVGAALPLLLALLAPGSAIQIPLVAAGSIACLALLGAVAAWAGGAPKTAAMLRVSTLGALAMALTAAVGALFGAAV; this is encoded by the coding sequence ATGCCGGCTCCAGAACATCACCGCATACACCGTAGTGGCTGGTTGCGCGCCGCCGTGCTGGGCGCGAACGACGGCATCGTCTCCACGGCCAGCCTGATCGCCGGAGTCGCCGCGGCGCAGTCCAGCCACGGCGCGATATTGACCGCCGGGCTGGCCGGATTGGCGGCCGGGGCGCTGTCGATGGCGGCCGGCGAATATGTATCGGTCAAATCACAAGCCGATGTAGAGCGCGCGGACTTGAAGCTGGAACAGTATTCTTTGAAGCGCAACTCCGCGGATGAGCTGCAGGAGCTGACGCAGATCTACGTCCGGCGCGGGCTCGATCCGGCGCTGGCCAAACAGGTGGCCCGGGCATTGACCGCGCATGACGCCCTGGACGCGCATGCGCGCGACGAGCTCGGCATATCGACGCAGACGCGGGCCAGGCCCTTGCAGGCGGCCGTCGCGTCGGCCATGAGTTTCGCCGTGGGTGCGGCCTTGCCGCTGTTGCTGGCCTTGCTGGCGCCCGGGTCGGCGATCCAGATCCCGCTGGTGGCGGCGGGTTCCATCGCCTGCCTGGCCTTGCTCGGTGCCGTCGCCGCGTGGGCGGGGGGCGCGCCGAAGACGGCGGCGATGCTGCGTGTGTCGACGCTGGGCGCGCTTGCGATGGCATTGACGGCCGCCGTCGGAGCCCTGTTCGGGGCGGCCGTTTGA
- the mmsB gene encoding 3-hydroxyisobutyrate dehydrogenase yields the protein MNRIAFIGLGNMGAPMALNLAKAGHALVVYDLLPAGVAQLTTAGAQSAGSAKEAVAGADIVITMLPASQHVEGLYLGEDLLAHIDPKALVIDCSTIAPEAARKVAAAAQARGISMLDAPVSGGTAGAAAGTLTFIVGGDAGALARGRPVLEQMGRNVFHAGPAGSGQVAKICNNMLLGVLMAGTAEALALGVANGLDPKVLSEIIAKSSGRNWATEVYNPWPGVMDNVPASRGYAGGFGTDLMLKDLGLASEAAVATRSSTPLGALARNLYAMHSAGGHGKLDFSSIVRLFKGGD from the coding sequence ATGAACAGGATCGCGTTCATCGGCTTGGGGAACATGGGTGCGCCCATGGCCCTGAACCTGGCCAAGGCCGGCCACGCGCTGGTGGTGTACGACCTGCTTCCCGCCGGGGTGGCGCAATTGACGACGGCCGGCGCGCAGTCCGCGGGCTCGGCCAAGGAGGCCGTGGCGGGCGCGGACATCGTGATCACCATGCTGCCGGCCAGTCAGCACGTGGAAGGGCTGTACCTGGGCGAAGACCTGCTGGCGCACATCGATCCGAAGGCGCTGGTGATCGACTGCAGCACGATTGCGCCGGAGGCCGCGCGCAAGGTTGCGGCCGCGGCCCAGGCGCGCGGCATATCCATGCTGGACGCGCCCGTGTCCGGCGGCACGGCGGGCGCGGCCGCCGGCACGCTGACTTTCATCGTGGGCGGCGATGCGGGCGCGCTCGCGCGCGGCAGGCCGGTGCTGGAGCAGATGGGCAGGAATGTGTTCCATGCCGGGCCCGCCGGCTCGGGGCAGGTGGCGAAGATCTGCAACAACATGCTCCTGGGCGTCCTGATGGCGGGGACGGCGGAGGCGCTGGCCCTGGGGGTCGCCAACGGCCTGGATCCCAAGGTGCTGTCGGAAATCATCGCCAAGAGCTCGGGCCGCAACTGGGCGACGGAAGTCTACAACCCGTGGCCAGGCGTGATGGACAACGTGCCGGCCTCGAGGGGCTATGCGGGAGGATTCGGGACCGACCTGATGCTCAAGGATCTCGGCCTGGCTTCCGAGGCGGCGGTGGCGACGCGCTCGTCGACGCCGCTGGGGGCGCTGGCGCGGAATCTCTACGCCATGCATAGCGCCGGCGGCCATGGCAAGCTGGATTTCTCCAGCATCGTGCGGCTGTTCAAGGGTGGGGATTAA
- a CDS encoding enoyl-CoA hydratase/isomerase family protein, translating into MNEPVLFEERAAQNGMRLAIATLNAPQMLNGLSLEMAHRLDERLVKWADDPAIAVVVLQGAGDKAFCAGGDLQGLYRSMRESPKGDAWANRYAREFFEVEYRLDYRIHTYPKPVLCWGHGFVMGGGIGLMMGASHRVVDETSKLAMPEITIGLFPDVGGSWLLNNMPGSTGVFLALTGAQLNTSDAFYAGLADFRLRAADWPRLMDALLAQPWAGSTGAIGGEEKGPAFAPRSMNDGLLRQALLAMEPADVLEPGPLRQHAFQINNLCAGTQLEEIYADVAALKDHADPWLSKAARTMLAGSPGTARLAFTLLQRMRQRSLEDVFRAEYIAALHAAAHGDFAEGIRALLIDRDRQPRWNPATLEEASRDWVQKFLVEPWPPEQPHPLADLGAV; encoded by the coding sequence ATGAACGAGCCGGTGCTTTTCGAGGAACGGGCTGCCCAAAATGGCATGCGCCTGGCGATTGCGACGCTGAATGCGCCGCAGATGCTCAATGGACTTTCGCTGGAAATGGCGCACCGCCTCGACGAGCGGCTGGTGAAGTGGGCGGACGACCCGGCGATCGCGGTGGTGGTATTGCAAGGCGCCGGCGACAAGGCATTCTGCGCCGGCGGCGACTTGCAAGGCCTGTATCGCAGCATGCGTGAGTCCCCCAAAGGAGACGCCTGGGCCAATCGCTATGCGCGCGAGTTCTTCGAGGTGGAGTACCGCCTGGATTACCGCATCCACACCTATCCGAAGCCCGTACTGTGCTGGGGGCATGGATTCGTCATGGGCGGCGGCATCGGGTTGATGATGGGCGCCAGCCACCGCGTCGTGGACGAGACATCCAAGCTGGCGATGCCGGAAATCACCATCGGGCTTTTTCCCGATGTCGGCGGCAGCTGGCTGCTCAACAACATGCCGGGCAGTACGGGCGTGTTCCTGGCGCTGACCGGGGCACAGCTCAACACATCCGATGCCTTCTATGCCGGCCTGGCGGATTTCCGCCTGCGTGCGGCGGATTGGCCCAGGCTGATGGACGCCTTGCTGGCGCAGCCCTGGGCCGGCAGTACCGGCGCGATAGGCGGCGAAGAAAAAGGTCCTGCCTTCGCGCCGCGGTCCATGAACGACGGCCTGCTGCGCCAGGCCCTGCTGGCCATGGAACCGGCGGATGTGCTGGAGCCGGGGCCGCTGCGGCAGCACGCCTTCCAGATCAACAACCTCTGCGCTGGCACGCAGCTGGAGGAGATCTACGCCGATGTGGCGGCCTTGAAGGATCATGCCGATCCCTGGCTGTCCAAGGCGGCGCGCACGATGCTGGCCGGCTCCCCGGGTACGGCGCGGCTGGCGTTCACGCTGTTGCAACGTATGCGCCAGCGTTCGCTGGAAGACGTTTTCCGTGCCGAATACATCGCCGCGCTTCATGCGGCGGCGCACGGCGATTTCGCCGAAGGGATACGCGCCTTGCTGATCGACCGGGACCGGCAGCCGCGCTGGAACCCGGCCACGCTGGAAGAGGCCAGCCGGGACTGGGTACAGAAATTCCTCGTGGAGCCGTGGCCGCCGGAGCAGCCGCATCCCCTGGCGGACCTCGGCGCGGTGTAG
- a CDS encoding acyl-CoA dehydrogenase family protein encodes MDVELSEEQRAFAQAAREFAQGELAPHAAHWDAQGIFPRDAFTRAGELGFCGLYAPQDIGGLGLPRIDATLVFEEMAAVDPSTTAFLTIHNMAAWMVGTWAQPALRAEWGPLLCAGSRLASYCLTEPGSGSDAASLRTRADEAGAEYVLNGSKAFISGGGDTDLLIVMARTGGGGAGGVSAFAVPADSPGITYGRKEEKMGWNSQSTRAIAFENVRVPAANMLGEPGQGFKIAMRGLDGGRINIATCSVGAAQGALDAARQYMRERRQFGAPLADFQALQFKLADMATHLVAARQMVRLAACKLDGGAPDASAYCAMAKRFATDMGFQICLDAQQIHGGYGYLKDYPLERLVRDTRVHQILEGTNEIMRVIVARQLLEKGADLR; translated from the coding sequence ATGGACGTGGAACTGAGCGAGGAACAGCGGGCCTTTGCGCAGGCTGCGCGCGAATTCGCGCAAGGGGAGCTGGCGCCCCATGCGGCGCACTGGGATGCGCAGGGCATCTTTCCCCGGGATGCCTTTACGCGAGCGGGGGAATTGGGTTTCTGCGGGCTGTACGCGCCGCAGGACATCGGTGGCCTGGGGCTGCCGCGCATCGACGCGACGCTGGTGTTCGAAGAGATGGCGGCCGTCGACCCGTCGACCACGGCCTTCCTGACGATCCACAACATGGCGGCGTGGATGGTCGGCACCTGGGCGCAGCCCGCGCTGCGCGCGGAATGGGGCCCGCTGCTGTGCGCGGGCAGCCGGCTGGCGTCGTACTGCCTGACGGAGCCGGGTTCCGGTTCGGATGCCGCGTCGCTGCGCACGCGCGCCGACGAAGCAGGCGCGGAGTATGTACTGAATGGATCCAAGGCCTTTATCTCCGGCGGCGGCGATACCGACCTGCTTATCGTCATGGCGCGTACCGGCGGAGGGGGCGCGGGGGGCGTCAGCGCCTTCGCGGTGCCGGCCGACAGTCCGGGCATCACTTACGGCCGCAAGGAAGAGAAGATGGGCTGGAACAGCCAGTCGACACGGGCCATCGCGTTCGAGAACGTGCGCGTGCCGGCCGCCAATATGCTGGGCGAGCCGGGTCAGGGTTTCAAGATCGCCATGCGCGGGCTGGACGGCGGCCGCATCAATATCGCCACGTGCTCGGTGGGGGCCGCCCAGGGCGCCCTGGACGCCGCGCGCCAGTATATGCGCGAGCGCCGCCAGTTCGGCGCGCCGCTCGCCGATTTCCAGGCGCTGCAGTTCAAGCTGGCCGATATGGCGACCCACCTGGTGGCGGCGCGCCAGATGGTGCGCCTGGCGGCCTGCAAGCTGGATGGCGGCGCCCCCGACGCCAGCGCCTACTGCGCAATGGCCAAGCGCTTCGCCACGGACATGGGCTTCCAGATATGCCTGGATGCGCAACAGATCCATGGCGGCTACGGCTATTTGAAGGACTATCCATTGGAGCGGCTCGTGCGCGATACTCGCGTCCATCAGATCCTGGAGGGCACCAACGAGATCATGCGTGTGATCGTGGCTCGCCAGCTGTTGGAGAAGGGAGCGGACCTACGATGA
- a CDS encoding RnfH family protein, with amino-acid sequence MGNEAAGTVAVSVCHARPHEAWLREVTLPCGATAADAVAASGFAEAFPGLDPWQAGVGVFGRAVAPGHVLRDGDRVEIYRPLAFDPMESRRRRAAHRARAVPGPRPPRTPKAPR; translated from the coding sequence ATGGGGAATGAGGCCGCCGGCACCGTGGCTGTGTCGGTATGCCATGCGCGGCCTCATGAAGCCTGGCTCCGTGAAGTGACGCTGCCATGCGGGGCCACCGCTGCGGATGCCGTCGCGGCCAGCGGATTCGCCGAGGCCTTTCCCGGCCTGGACCCGTGGCAGGCCGGCGTCGGCGTGTTCGGGCGCGCCGTGGCGCCGGGCCATGTGCTGCGTGACGGCGACCGTGTCGAGATCTACCGGCCGCTGGCCTTCGATCCCATGGAGTCGCGGCGGCGCCGGGCCGCCCATCGGGCGCGCGCCGTGCCGGGGCCCCGCCCGCCGCGCACGCCCAAGGCGCCCCGCTGA
- a CDS encoding type II toxin-antitoxin system RatA family toxin, translated as MHKVQRSVLVPYSDAQMFDLVAGVEHYPEFMPWCGGAEVRSRDEHGMQASITISFAGMKQRFTTRNTHVFPSRIDLELVDGPFSTLVGHWHFQALAPDACKVLFTMEYEFSNRALEALVGPVFNRIATSFIDSFTKRAQAVYGE; from the coding sequence ATGCACAAAGTCCAGCGTTCCGTCCTTGTTCCCTACAGCGACGCGCAGATGTTCGACCTGGTGGCCGGTGTCGAGCATTATCCCGAGTTCATGCCATGGTGCGGCGGCGCGGAAGTGCGCTCGCGGGACGAACATGGCATGCAGGCGTCCATCACCATCAGTTTCGCTGGCATGAAACAGCGCTTCACCACACGCAACACCCACGTGTTTCCCAGTCGTATCGACCTGGAACTGGTGGACGGGCCGTTTTCCACGCTGGTGGGCCATTGGCACTTCCAGGCGCTGGCGCCGGATGCCTGCAAGGTGCTGTTCACCATGGAGTATGAATTCTCCAACCGGGCGCTGGAGGCCCTGGTGGGCCCGGTGTTCAATCGCATCGCCACCAGTTTCATCGATTCGTTCACCAAGCGCGCCCAGGCGGTATATGGGGAATGA
- the smpB gene encoding SsrA-binding protein SmpB: protein MSIIDNRKASHEYFIEDRFEAGLVLQGWEVKAIREGRVQLKESFVIVRDGALWIVGMHVSPLPTASTHIHPDATRTRKLLLHAEEISKLIGKVEQRGYTLVPLNLHYKDGRVKLDFALGRGKKLHDKRDTARDKDWAREKERIMKHDTRASRRGE, encoded by the coding sequence ATGAGCATTATCGACAATCGCAAGGCGTCCCACGAGTACTTCATCGAAGACCGCTTCGAGGCCGGGCTGGTCTTGCAGGGCTGGGAAGTGAAGGCCATACGCGAGGGCCGCGTCCAACTCAAGGAAAGCTTCGTCATCGTGCGCGATGGCGCGCTCTGGATCGTGGGCATGCACGTCAGTCCGCTGCCGACTGCCTCCACGCACATCCATCCCGATGCGACGCGCACCCGCAAGCTGCTGCTGCACGCGGAAGAAATCAGCAAGCTGATCGGCAAGGTCGAACAGCGCGGCTACACCCTCGTCCCCCTGAACCTCCACTACAAGGACGGCAGGGTCAAACTCGACTTCGCCCTGGGACGCGGCAAGAAGCTGCACGACAAGCGGGACACCGCGCGCGACAAGGACTGGGCGCGGGAAAAGGAACGCATCATGAAGCACGACACGCGCGCATCCCGGCGCGGCGAGTAG
- a CDS encoding sensor domain-containing diguanylate cyclase — MPAAIVLLAVTALANLLMLAVLGSLARSGIAGIRECIRGAVLVFVSLVLFAGQVVLHPVLGVLAANLLMAIGTAYYLAAVLRFFGRPVPLAWLALAVGAQTLVIVLFWHVWPDTDMRIAAVSVLQAIFTGATAVVIHRYRPRERAAYPYLFALAVAGFESAGHALRALVYAMRWESMPSLAQATPAHIVFLSIGVLAVPSLILGMIVMVHDRMLAERESEANIDSLTGVLARKAWWLLADRTVARAVRGDQRLSLLMVDIDRFKDVNDTHGHAVGDAVLQHFGKVATSVLRQEDILGRLGGEEFAVLFPDTRIDAAAFATNRLLGAVRGTACVTGQRTISYTFSGGLVEWDGEESAEALAQRADRALYAAKQDGRDRVAVQY; from the coding sequence ATGCCTGCTGCCATCGTCCTGCTCGCTGTCACCGCGCTGGCCAACCTGCTGATGCTGGCTGTGCTGGGCTCGCTCGCGCGCAGCGGCATCGCCGGCATACGCGAATGCATACGCGGCGCGGTGCTGGTCTTCGTTTCACTGGTGCTGTTCGCCGGCCAGGTGGTGCTGCATCCTGTCCTGGGCGTCCTGGCCGCCAATCTGCTGATGGCCATCGGCACGGCGTATTACCTTGCCGCGGTGCTGCGCTTTTTCGGCAGGCCGGTGCCGCTGGCATGGCTGGCGCTGGCCGTGGGCGCCCAGACCCTCGTCATCGTGCTGTTCTGGCATGTATGGCCGGACACCGACATGCGGATCGCCGCCGTGTCGGTGTTGCAGGCGATCTTCACGGGCGCGACCGCGGTGGTGATCCATCGCTACCGTCCCCGGGAGCGCGCGGCGTATCCATACCTGTTCGCGCTTGCCGTCGCGGGCTTCGAGTCCGCGGGCCATGCGCTGCGGGCCCTGGTCTACGCCATGCGGTGGGAAAGCATGCCGAGCCTGGCACAGGCCACGCCGGCGCATATCGTGTTCCTGTCCATCGGTGTGCTGGCGGTGCCGAGCCTGATACTCGGCATGATCGTCATGGTCCACGACCGCATGCTGGCAGAGCGCGAGAGCGAAGCCAATATCGACTCGTTGACCGGCGTGCTGGCGCGCAAGGCCTGGTGGCTGCTGGCCGACCGGACGGTGGCCCGCGCCGTGCGCGGGGATCAGCGCTTGTCGCTCCTGATGGTGGATATCGACCGTTTCAAGGACGTCAACGACACCCACGGCCACGCGGTGGGCGACGCGGTGCTGCAGCACTTCGGCAAGGTGGCCACGTCCGTCCTGCGCCAGGAAGACATCCTGGGGCGGCTCGGCGGCGAGGAGTTCGCGGTGCTGTTTCCCGACACGCGCATCGACGCGGCGGCGTTCGCGACCAATCGCCTGCTGGGCGCGGTACGCGGGACGGCCTGCGTCACCGGCCAGCGCACGATCTCGTATACCTTCAGCGGCGGGCTGGTCGAATGGGACGGCGAGGAAAGCGCCGAAGCCCTGGCCCAGCGGGCGGATCGCGCCCTGTATGCCGCCAAGCAGGACGGTCGCGATCGCGTGGCGGTGCAGTACTGA
- a CDS encoding SPFH domain-containing protein: MLDSSTIVLIVVVVLAILIVVKSIAIVPQQHAWVVERLGKFDRVLSPGAGFVIPFIERVAYKHSLKEIPLDVPSQVCITRDNTQLQVDGVLYFQVTDPMRASYGSSNYISAITQLSQTTLRSVIGKLELDRTFEERAFINTTIVASLDEAALNWGVKVLRYEIKDLTPPAEILRAMQAQITAEREKRALIAASEGRRQEQINIATGQREAFIARSEGEKQAQINQAQGEAAAVLAIAEATARAVTQVAESIRQPGGMEAVNLRVAERYVDAFGNVAKEGNTLILPANLADVGSLIASAMSIVKSSSK, from the coding sequence ATGCTGGATTCATCCACTATCGTTTTGATCGTCGTCGTCGTCCTCGCGATACTCATCGTCGTCAAGTCCATTGCCATCGTGCCGCAGCAGCATGCCTGGGTGGTGGAGCGCCTGGGCAAGTTCGACCGCGTCTTGTCGCCGGGAGCCGGCTTCGTCATTCCGTTCATTGAGCGCGTCGCGTACAAGCATTCGCTGAAGGAAATTCCGCTGGACGTGCCGAGCCAGGTCTGCATTACCCGGGACAACACGCAGCTGCAGGTGGATGGCGTGCTGTACTTCCAGGTTACCGATCCCATGCGGGCGTCGTATGGCTCGTCCAACTACATTTCCGCCATCACGCAGCTTTCCCAGACGACGCTGCGCTCGGTGATCGGCAAGCTGGAACTGGACCGGACCTTCGAAGAGCGGGCGTTCATCAATACCACCATCGTGGCGTCGCTTGACGAAGCGGCGCTGAATTGGGGCGTGAAGGTGCTGCGCTACGAAATCAAGGATCTGACGCCGCCGGCGGAGATCCTGCGCGCCATGCAGGCCCAGATCACCGCCGAGCGGGAGAAGCGTGCCCTCATCGCGGCATCGGAAGGACGCCGGCAGGAACAGATCAACATCGCCACCGGCCAGCGCGAGGCCTTCATCGCACGTTCGGAAGGGGAGAAGCAGGCTCAGATCAACCAGGCCCAGGGCGAAGCCGCCGCCGTGCTGGCGATTGCCGAGGCCACGGCGCGAGCCGTCACCCAGGTTGCCGAATCAATACGCCAGCCGGGCGGCATGGAAGCCGTCAACCTGCGCGTTGCCGAACGCTATGTCGATGCCTTCGGCAACGTTGCCAAGGAGGGCAACACGCTGATCCTGCCGGCCAACCTGGCCGATGTAGGCAGCCTGATCGCCTCCGCCATGTCCATCGTGAAGTCGTCCTCGAAGTAG
- a CDS encoding NfeD family protein: protein MWIWFGLAVLALIGEVATGTFYLLLVAVGLAAGGLAAVAGVGIETELAICGVVVVAGLLVLRATGVLKKRGIDSARNADVNLDIGQVVTVDDWGGAHTARVWYRGASWEVALAPGAEPVAGEHVITEIRGSQLIVTPRRPVHPPR from the coding sequence ATGTGGATATGGTTCGGTCTGGCCGTCCTGGCCCTTATCGGCGAGGTCGCCACGGGGACGTTCTACCTGCTGCTCGTGGCTGTCGGCCTCGCGGCGGGTGGGCTGGCTGCCGTGGCGGGCGTGGGAATCGAAACCGAACTGGCCATTTGCGGCGTGGTGGTGGTGGCCGGGCTGCTGGTCCTGCGCGCGACGGGCGTGCTGAAAAAGCGCGGAATCGATTCGGCGCGCAATGCCGACGTCAACCTGGATATCGGACAGGTCGTGACGGTCGACGATTGGGGCGGCGCGCATACGGCACGGGTGTGGTACCGCGGCGCCAGCTGGGAGGTTGCGCTGGCGCCCGGGGCCGAGCCCGTCGCAGGAGAACACGTCATCACCGAAATCCGCGGCAGCCAATTGATCGTGACGCCGCGTCGCCCCGTGCACCCTCCGCGCTGA
- a CDS encoding glutamine amidotransferase: MTATDLPILILHTGDPEESLRAAYGSYVDFICRTAGLSARDVQAVPVFLGEQPAAPDLYRAAFITGSPSMVTDREPWSEQAAQWLRDAAAHRLPMFGICYGHQLLAHALGGLVGYNPAGREIGTHAVEHLGDDPLLAGVPRDFPAQTMHAQSVMSPPPGAVVLARSAMDPHQMLRIGENIVTTQFHPEFSPEFVRAHLQRYADAYARENLDVAALVRGVRPTPHAAGLLRRFLDEYAPVSGGPSGTAPSPRAVREP; encoded by the coding sequence ATGACTGCCACCGATCTTCCCATACTCATCCTGCATACCGGCGACCCTGAGGAGAGCCTCAGGGCTGCCTACGGCAGCTATGTCGACTTCATCTGCCGGACGGCGGGCCTGAGCGCCCGCGATGTCCAGGCGGTGCCGGTCTTCCTGGGCGAACAACCCGCCGCCCCGGATCTATACCGGGCGGCCTTCATCACGGGGTCGCCCTCCATGGTCACCGACCGCGAACCGTGGAGCGAGCAGGCCGCACAATGGCTGCGCGATGCCGCCGCACACCGCTTGCCCATGTTCGGCATCTGCTATGGGCACCAGTTGCTGGCGCATGCCCTGGGCGGACTGGTCGGCTACAACCCGGCCGGCCGCGAGATCGGCACGCATGCCGTCGAGCACCTCGGCGATGATCCCCTGCTGGCCGGCGTGCCGCGCGACTTCCCGGCGCAGACGATGCATGCCCAGTCCGTCATGTCGCCGCCGCCGGGCGCGGTGGTGCTGGCCAGGTCCGCCATGGATCCCCACCAGATGCTGCGCATCGGCGAAAATATCGTGACCACCCAGTTCCATCCCGAATTTTCCCCGGAGTTCGTCCGCGCCCACCTGCAACGCTACGCCGACGCCTACGCCCGCGAAAACCTGGATGTCGCCGCGCTGGTGCGCGGCGTCCGTCCCACGCCGCACGCCGCGGGCCTGCTGCGGCGCTTCCTGGATGAGTATGCCCCGGTATCGGGCGGGCCCTCGGGCACCGCGCCATCGCCACGGGCTGTGCGTGAGCCTTAG